A stretch of the Nosocomiicoccus ampullae genome encodes the following:
- a CDS encoding NADH-dependent flavin oxidoreductase, producing MNEKFKPLFEDFKMPNGDVINNRFVLSPMITNSSTKDGEVTTEDVLYHERRSDSAPILVTGAAYIEPYGQLFEYGYSVADDKKIDGLKRLADSMKKSGGKAILQLTHAGRFANQAILDLGVVYGPSFMELNVPVKHQVLPMSKRKIDMVIENYRDATKRAIEAGFDGVEVSAAQRLLIQTFFSKFSNERDDAYGNDSLENRSRFGLEVYEAVADVVKKHAPEGFMLGFRGTPEETRGSDVGYTVEEFLQFVDALEKIRPLDYLAIASWGRNIYKATVRAEGKNEGEYVNKIVYEHVKGKIPLMVTGGINTPEKALEALQFGDMVGMSSPFITEPDFVKKLEAGNEDEITLQFEIDELNDLKIPQAAFKDIVRMMDYGEGLPKDTRDELRRLADEKE from the coding sequence ATGAACGAAAAATTCAAACCATTATTTGAAGATTTTAAAATGCCAAATGGTGACGTCATCAACAACCGCTTTGTCCTATCACCGATGATTACTAATTCATCGACAAAAGATGGTGAAGTGACAACTGAAGACGTCCTATACCATGAAAGACGTAGTGACTCAGCACCGATTCTCGTTACAGGTGCAGCGTACATCGAGCCTTACGGGCAACTCTTTGAATATGGCTACAGTGTCGCAGATGATAAAAAAATCGACGGTTTAAAAAGACTTGCGGACTCAATGAAAAAGTCTGGCGGTAAAGCAATTTTACAACTGACACATGCCGGACGATTTGCAAACCAAGCGATTTTGGACTTAGGTGTTGTATACGGGCCGAGTTTTATGGAGTTAAATGTACCAGTAAAGCACCAAGTATTACCGATGTCTAAACGTAAAATCGATATGGTGATTGAAAACTATAGAGACGCGACTAAACGTGCGATTGAAGCAGGATTTGACGGCGTTGAAGTGTCAGCGGCACAGCGTCTTTTAATTCAAACATTTTTCTCAAAATTTTCTAATGAACGTGATGATGCATACGGTAACGATAGTTTAGAAAATCGTTCAAGATTTGGTTTAGAAGTATATGAAGCTGTCGCTGACGTGGTTAAAAAACATGCGCCAGAAGGTTTTATGTTAGGGTTTAGAGGAACACCTGAAGAAACAAGAGGAAGTGATGTTGGCTATACTGTTGAAGAATTTTTACAGTTTGTCGACGCACTTGAAAAAATCCGTCCGCTAGATTATCTTGCGATCGCAAGTTGGGGTAGAAATATTTATAAAGCAACAGTACGTGCTGAAGGTAAAAACGAGGGCGAGTATGTCAATAAAATTGTCTACGAACATGTCAAAGGTAAAATACCATTAATGGTCACAGGTGGTATTAATACTCCAGAAAAAGCATTAGAAGCGCTACAGTTTGGAGATATGGTCGGCATGTCGAGTCCATTTATTACTGAACCGGATTTTGTTAAAAAGTTAGAAGCGGGTAACGAAGATGAGATTACTTTACAGTTTGAAATCGATGAATTAAACGATTTAAAAATACCACAAGCAGCATTTAAAGATATCGTGAGAATGATGGACTATGGAGAAGGATTACCAAAAGATACACGCGATGAATTAAGAAGACTCGCTGACGAAAAAGAATGA
- a CDS encoding pyridoxal phosphate-dependent aminotransferase has product MTNSRLKRLEVDFFSTLDDRLKDIEISDKELINMSIGVPDGRTPDHVLESVKSSIDDIQNHKYAGFKVRENLIQAVKDFYKRHYDVHLEDENIALLYGTKNAILTFPSFFIEPGEGVFLPNPGYVDYLPGVKLAGGEQYNLDLTEENNFLPDYNRLNQEELDNARLIVLNYPSNPLGAVATKEFFDETVERFKNTNTMIINDFAYSAFGFDKKAPSILQSDQNFETSMELFSLSKGFNMSGFRIGFAVGNKDMVGTLNRYHAYSQAGMWGVQQEAATTALNDSDDFLVKQNEIFKRRRDKFLNGLREAGIPVNNIEGGIFGWVETPKGFNGEEFFEYLLKEQSIMVIPGVPFGPLGENRIRVSLAIPDEDLEECIERFKSIKHLWEE; this is encoded by the coding sequence TTGACAAACTCACGCTTAAAAAGATTAGAAGTAGATTTCTTTAGTACGCTTGATGACCGTTTAAAAGATATTGAAATTAGCGACAAAGAATTAATCAACATGTCGATTGGAGTACCAGATGGGCGTACTCCGGATCACGTTTTAGAAAGCGTAAAATCATCGATAGATGATATTCAAAATCATAAATATGCAGGATTTAAAGTTCGAGAGAATTTAATTCAAGCAGTTAAAGATTTTTATAAAAGACATTATGATGTACATTTAGAAGATGAAAATATTGCATTACTTTACGGTACTAAGAACGCAATACTTACATTTCCAAGTTTCTTTATCGAGCCTGGTGAAGGTGTGTTTCTTCCTAATCCTGGGTATGTGGATTATTTACCAGGAGTTAAGCTTGCAGGTGGTGAGCAATATAACTTAGATTTAACAGAAGAAAATAATTTTTTACCAGACTATAATCGTTTAAACCAAGAAGAATTAGATAATGCGCGTTTAATTGTTTTAAACTATCCTTCAAATCCACTCGGTGCAGTAGCAACTAAAGAATTTTTTGATGAAACAGTTGAACGTTTTAAGAATACGAACACTATGATTATTAACGATTTTGCTTATTCTGCATTTGGTTTTGATAAAAAAGCACCGAGTATTTTACAAAGCGATCAAAACTTTGAAACATCAATGGAATTATTCTCATTATCTAAAGGATTTAACATGTCTGGTTTTCGTATCGGATTTGCTGTAGGAAATAAAGATATGGTTGGTACTTTAAATAGATACCACGCATATTCACAAGCTGGTATGTGGGGAGTTCAACAAGAAGCTGCTACAACAGCATTAAATGATTCAGATGACTTTTTAGTAAAGCAAAATGAAATCTTTAAACGTCGACGCGATAAATTTTTAAATGGACTTCGTGAAGCGGGTATTCCGGTAAATAATATCGAAGGTGGAATATTCGGATGGGTAGAGACACCAAAAGGATTTAACGGTGAAGAGTTCTTTGAATACTTATTAAAAGAACAATCCATCATGGTTATTCCAGGAGTTCCGTTTGGACCGCTTGGTGAAAACAGAATTAGAGTATCTCTTGCGATTCCAGATGAAGATTTAGAAGAATGTATTGAGCGATTTAAATCAATTAAACATTTATGGGAAGAATAG
- a CDS encoding LLM class flavin-dependent oxidoreductase, giving the protein MVIIVKVSILDYAVVDEGKDGVTAVNETVELVKHAEQLNFSRFFVAEHHNVKAFASSSPELLIMKLLGETKTINIGSAGVMIPHYAPLKIAENFSMLEALYPGRVDLGVGNTLGTTIVQKAMESSRENFDYESHLKEVQDLLSNDSKENITVHPLIKTPPNMWVLSTSQRSAKMAAKLGMGYIFGFFPYASTDKTLAAKHAIEIYKNEFKPSKTNDTAHAAIAVFVVIADTTEEANRLTKSLDVWLLGKNNFNEFSHFPSVETAENYNFTQTDLRRIKSNRTRMVIGNKTTIKKELTDLAEELNADELVVIPLMPEFKNRKHALTLLSEAFDL; this is encoded by the coding sequence TTGGTTATTATCGTTAAAGTAAGTATTCTCGATTATGCAGTCGTTGACGAAGGTAAAGATGGAGTAACAGCAGTAAACGAAACAGTCGAGCTTGTAAAACACGCAGAACAATTAAACTTTAGTCGTTTCTTTGTCGCAGAGCATCACAATGTTAAAGCATTCGCAAGCAGTAGTCCAGAGTTACTAATTATGAAGTTACTCGGTGAAACTAAAACGATAAACATCGGTTCAGCTGGTGTTATGATTCCGCACTATGCACCGTTAAAAATCGCAGAAAATTTTAGTATGCTTGAAGCACTCTACCCTGGTCGTGTAGACTTAGGTGTTGGAAATACACTCGGAACAACTATTGTTCAAAAGGCTATGGAATCTTCAAGAGAAAACTTTGACTATGAATCGCATCTAAAAGAAGTTCAGGATTTACTTTCTAACGATTCAAAAGAGAATATTACAGTCCATCCACTCATAAAAACACCTCCGAACATGTGGGTGTTAAGTACAAGCCAACGCTCAGCAAAAATGGCAGCAAAATTAGGTATGGGATATATTTTTGGTTTCTTCCCTTATGCATCAACAGATAAAACGTTAGCAGCAAAACATGCGATTGAAATTTACAAGAATGAATTTAAACCTTCAAAAACAAATGACACAGCACACGCAGCAATTGCAGTGTTTGTCGTTATCGCAGATACTACAGAAGAAGCCAATCGTTTAACGAAATCATTAGATGTATGGTTACTCGGTAAAAATAATTTTAACGAATTTAGTCATTTTCCATCAGTAGAAACTGCTGAGAATTATAATTTTACGCAGACAGATTTAAGACGTATAAAGAGTAATCGTACACGTATGGTCATCGGTAACAAAACAACGATTAAAAAAGAACTTACTGACTTGGCAGAAGAATTAAATGCCGATGAACTAGTCGTCATTCCACTTATGCCAGAATTTAAAAATAGAAAACATGCGTTAACACTATTAAGTGAAGCATTTGATTTATAA
- a CDS encoding glycine cleavage system protein H: MRRTANYLWIEKKGEEYTLILTPELQDDIGTVGYVQFSKDDEVKKDDSLLELEGSKTVLDLMSPLNGTVIERNTKAIDNPEILNSSDPEESWVVKLTNVDEGEFNALDEAK; the protein is encoded by the coding sequence ATGAGAAGAACAGCAAACTATTTATGGATTGAAAAAAAAGGTGAAGAATATACACTTATTTTAACACCTGAACTACAAGATGACATTGGAACTGTTGGTTATGTTCAATTTAGTAAAGACGACGAAGTGAAAAAAGATGATTCACTTCTAGAATTAGAAGGCTCAAAAACTGTACTCGATTTAATGTCACCACTTAACGGTACAGTTATTGAAAGAAACACTAAAGCAATCGACAACCCTGAAATCTTAAACTCTTCAGATCCAGAGGAAAGCTGGGTAGTAAAACTAACAAACGTTGATGAAGGCGAATTTAACGCTCTAGACGAAGCAAAATAA
- a CDS encoding MetQ/NlpA family ABC transporter substrate-binding protein, whose translation MKGIIQFLVGTLIVVFLSWFLLQEKAEEKIVIGATSGPFTDMVEKAIRPELEDMGYTVEVVEYSDWIQPNTALENGDLDANLFQNITFMNDYNDKNDANLIDLIQVPTAPMGLYSGKYDSLEEIESGSEVALPPDPTNMSRAFMVLDDAGLIKLKEDVDIFDITEDDIIENNKNLKFVFQDAGQLPRSVDQIGLSLVPGNFALASDMKLEDALVLEKMSKYFRNRIVVNDDLASDKVREDLIKAVQSEGFNEVIDEEFKGFDKPEDE comes from the coding sequence ATGAAAGGAATAATACAATTTTTAGTTGGTACACTCATTGTTGTATTTTTATCTTGGTTTTTACTCCAAGAAAAAGCAGAAGAAAAAATTGTCATCGGTGCAACGAGTGGGCCATTTACAGATATGGTTGAAAAAGCGATTCGACCTGAACTTGAAGATATGGGCTATACTGTTGAGGTCGTTGAGTATTCAGATTGGATTCAACCTAATACCGCACTTGAAAACGGTGATTTAGATGCAAATCTATTTCAAAATATTACATTTATGAATGACTATAATGATAAAAACGACGCAAATTTAATAGATTTAATTCAAGTGCCGACTGCACCAATGGGACTATATTCTGGTAAATATGATTCTTTAGAAGAGATTGAAAGTGGTAGCGAAGTCGCTTTACCACCAGATCCGACAAACATGAGTCGAGCGTTTATGGTATTAGATGATGCTGGCTTAATTAAATTAAAAGAAGATGTTGATATCTTTGATATCACAGAAGATGATATTATAGAAAATAACAAGAACTTAAAGTTTGTGTTCCAAGATGCAGGTCAGCTTCCTAGAAGTGTCGATCAAATCGGGCTATCACTTGTCCCAGGTAACTTCGCCCTCGCAAGTGATATGAAACTAGAAGATGCGCTCGTCTTAGAAAAAATGTCAAAATACTTTAGAAATAGAATCGTTGTAAACGATGATTTAGCATCTGATAAAGTTCGTGAAGACTTAATTAAAGCAGTACAATCTGAAGGATTTAACGAAGTTATAGACGAGGAATTTAAAGGTTTTGACAAACCGGAGGATGAATAA
- a CDS encoding MetQ/NlpA family ABC transporter substrate-binding protein, which produces MRNIVLFLVSCLVVIGLSLFLLNEKEGEIITIGATSGPYTDMVNNGMKPELENMGYTVEVVEYSDYIQPNNALINGHLDANVYQNKWFMDNFNDSENENLVSLIEVPTAPMALYSNKYNSLDEIEQGSEIALPPDPANVSRSFKVLDDAGLITLKEDADLFRLTESDIIENKKDLKFIFQDAGQLPRSVDQIGLSMVPGSYAIVSGLDLNDSIQLEKMHNQITTLVVVDEENKDSQLAKDLIKSVESENFKEVIEEDFDGFVLSEE; this is translated from the coding sequence ATGAGAAATATTGTTTTATTTCTAGTATCTTGTCTCGTTGTCATCGGGCTATCTCTCTTTTTACTAAATGAAAAAGAAGGCGAAATTATTACGATAGGTGCAACGAGTGGTCCTTATACAGATATGGTGAATAATGGTATGAAGCCAGAGTTAGAAAATATGGGATATACTGTAGAAGTTGTAGAATATTCAGATTACATTCAGCCAAACAATGCACTAATTAACGGTCATTTAGATGCGAACGTTTATCAAAATAAATGGTTTATGGATAACTTTAATGATTCAGAAAATGAAAATTTAGTCAGCTTAATTGAGGTGCCAACTGCACCAATGGCACTCTATTCTAATAAATATAACTCATTAGATGAAATCGAGCAGGGCAGTGAAATTGCCTTACCACCAGATCCAGCCAACGTATCAAGATCATTTAAAGTATTGGATGACGCTGGTTTAATTACGTTAAAAGAAGATGCAGATCTATTTAGACTGACAGAATCAGATATTATTGAAAATAAAAAAGATCTGAAATTTATATTCCAAGATGCAGGACAACTACCAAGAAGTGTAGACCAAATCGGGTTATCAATGGTTCCAGGGAGTTATGCGATTGTCAGTGGATTAGATTTAAATGATTCAATTCAATTAGAAAAAATGCATAATCAAATTACAACGCTAGTCGTTGTAGATGAAGAAAACAAAGATTCACAATTAGCAAAAGACTTAATAAAATCAGTTGAATCTGAAAATTTTAAAGAAGTTATTGAAGAAGACTTCGACGGATTCGTACTAAGTGAAGAGTAA
- a CDS encoding OsmC family protein yields the protein MEVKAKWNDGLSYESVGVNSGHSVVMDAGVKAGGEGKAPSPMEMLLHGVAGCMGIDINNFIRHRIDGVDSIEIHVDADQNEEFPKYFTDVAITVTAKGSIDGKHIKRAVELSHEKYCSAINSLKANSHVKVIYNGEEL from the coding sequence ATGGAAGTTAAAGCAAAATGGAATGACGGATTGTCTTATGAATCTGTCGGAGTTAACAGTGGACATTCTGTCGTTATGGATGCGGGCGTTAAAGCAGGTGGAGAAGGTAAAGCACCTTCACCAATGGAAATGTTACTTCACGGAGTCGCAGGTTGTATGGGCATCGACATTAACAATTTTATTCGTCATCGTATTGATGGGGTGGATTCAATTGAAATTCATGTAGATGCAGATCAAAATGAGGAATTTCCAAAATACTTTACAGATGTCGCGATTACAGTGACTGCTAAAGGAAGTATTGATGGTAAACATATTAAACGAGCAGTCGAGTTAAGTCATGAAAAATACTGCTCGGCAATTAACTCATTAAAAGCAAATAGCCACGTTAAAGTGATTTATAACGGAGAAGAATTATAA
- a CDS encoding protein-ADP-ribose hydrolase, which yields MNLKENTKDLITYLQNEAHITNTLPTNIDHAFNMYRDLVNVRNPKLLPEKYLNIQDEFLKEYNHDIVNFNDLSPIKNNSQLYLFQGDITTLKIDGIVNAANSDLLGCFIKGHHCIDNIIHTKAGVQLRYECSKIMEVQGRKEAVGRAKITDAYNLPSKYVIHTVGPYVKSKQASNMQKDLLKKCYTSVLKLADENNLKSIAFCSISTGVFGFPKKEAATIATNAVKEYLEDTHSTINVVFNVFSDEDYEIYNRILN from the coding sequence GTGAATTTAAAAGAAAACACAAAAGATTTAATCACATATCTACAAAATGAAGCACATATAACGAATACACTACCAACTAACATCGATCATGCATTTAATATGTACCGTGATCTCGTCAATGTGCGTAATCCTAAATTATTACCCGAGAAATATTTAAATATTCAAGACGAATTTTTAAAAGAATATAACCATGATATCGTCAACTTTAACGATCTATCACCTATAAAAAATAATTCACAGCTTTATTTATTTCAAGGTGACATAACTACGTTAAAAATTGATGGGATTGTAAATGCTGCAAACTCTGATTTACTCGGTTGTTTTATCAAAGGGCACCACTGCATCGATAATATTATCCATACGAAAGCAGGCGTACAACTACGCTACGAATGCTCTAAAATTATGGAGGTACAAGGTAGAAAAGAAGCTGTCGGTCGTGCGAAGATTACAGACGCGTATAACTTACCGTCAAAATACGTCATACACACTGTCGGTCCTTATGTGAAAAGTAAACAAGCATCGAATATGCAAAAAGATTTACTCAAAAAATGTTATACGAGTGTATTAAAATTAGCTGATGAAAACAATTTAAAGTCAATCGCTTTTTGTAGTATATCTACAGGAGTCTTCGGATTTCCAAAAAAAGAAGCGGCAACAATCGCAACAAATGCAGTTAAAGAATATTTAGAAGATACACACTCTACTATAAATGTTGTGTTTAACGTATTTTCTGATGAAGATTATGAAATATATAATCGTATTTTAAACTAG
- a CDS encoding SIR2 family NAD-dependent protein deacylase, with protein sequence MTMSTWNIKTNTSDEETLAELIKEADAVVVGIGAGMSASDGFTYVGDRFKKNFPDFIEKYGFFDMLQASLFDFPTTEEYWAFQSRFVKLNYLDQPVGKSYTLLREMLEEKPYFVITTNADNAFYKADYNMDKVFYYQGEYALMQCSQFCHNDTYRDDEMMLKMVEQQEDMKVPYELIPFCPKCNAKMEINKRNAEKGMVESPHFFEQKERYETFLNEHQTGKVIYLEIGVGYTTPQFIKHPFWRFTRNNPDAKFVTMNQKAYRIPNDIKPHSITLTDDIQKTIVGANQILKEQNYVSN encoded by the coding sequence ATTACTATGTCTACTTGGAATATTAAAACAAATACTTCAGATGAGGAAACACTCGCTGAACTGATTAAAGAAGCAGATGCTGTTGTCGTTGGTATTGGTGCTGGAATGTCAGCATCTGATGGATTTACTTATGTTGGAGATCGTTTTAAGAAAAACTTCCCAGACTTTATCGAAAAATATGGATTTTTCGATATGCTACAAGCAAGCCTCTTTGATTTCCCAACAACAGAAGAATATTGGGCATTTCAAAGTCGTTTCGTAAAATTAAACTATCTCGACCAACCTGTCGGTAAATCATACACTTTGTTACGAGAAATGTTAGAAGAAAAACCATATTTCGTCATTACAACAAACGCTGATAATGCATTTTACAAAGCAGATTATAATATGGATAAAGTATTCTACTATCAAGGTGAATACGCACTGATGCAGTGCAGTCAATTCTGTCATAACGACACATATCGTGACGATGAAATGATGTTAAAAATGGTCGAACAACAAGAGGATATGAAAGTTCCGTACGAGCTCATTCCATTTTGTCCTAAATGTAACGCTAAAATGGAAATTAATAAGCGTAACGCTGAAAAAGGAATGGTCGAAAGCCCTCATTTCTTTGAACAAAAAGAGAGATACGAAACATTTTTAAACGAGCATCAAACCGGGAAAGTAATCTACTTAGAAATCGGCGTCGGCTATACGACACCTCAGTTTATTAAACATCCGTTCTGGAGATTCACTAGAAATAACCCCGATGCTAAGTTCGTTACTATGAACCAAAAAGCTTACCGAATTCCTAATGATATAAAACCACACTCTATTACTTTAACTGACGATATTCAAAAAACGATCGTCGGTGCAAATCAAATTTTAAAGGAGCAAAATTATGTATCTAATTGA
- a CDS encoding lipoate--protein ligase translates to MYLIEPFRNGEYVDDGAYALAMQVYANENIFLDEGIIFPYYCKPKIEIGRFQNARAEVNQDYLDENGIIVVRRDTGGGAVLVDEGAVNVCFLIPEESGLYGNYKMMYEPVIQALKNLGVKNVEQSGRNDLLIDGKKVSGAAMTKAHGRVYGGFSLLLDIHPERMLESLNPNQKKIESKGIKSVRSRVTSIREHLKPELQDITTDEFKDLIIKELLDITSVDDAKRYEFTDEDWKNIDKLVDEKYKNWDWNYGNSPSYSYQRDGRTTAGTVDIHLEIEEGRIEKCHIYGDFFGQGEITDVSNHLIGTRVKREDLLERLSEIDLNYYFGNITKEELTDLILS, encoded by the coding sequence ATGTATCTAATTGAACCATTTCGTAACGGAGAATATGTAGACGACGGTGCCTACGCACTTGCAATGCAAGTATATGCAAACGAAAATATTTTCTTAGATGAAGGAATCATCTTTCCTTATTACTGCAAACCTAAAATAGAGATTGGACGTTTCCAAAACGCACGTGCAGAAGTTAATCAAGATTATTTAGATGAAAATGGAATTATCGTTGTACGACGTGATACTGGAGGTGGCGCGGTACTTGTTGATGAAGGTGCAGTCAACGTTTGTTTCTTAATTCCTGAAGAAAGTGGTCTATATGGTAACTACAAAATGATGTACGAACCAGTGATTCAAGCACTGAAAAATTTAGGCGTTAAAAATGTTGAACAAAGTGGACGTAACGACCTACTCATCGACGGTAAAAAAGTATCAGGTGCTGCGATGACAAAAGCACACGGTCGTGTCTATGGTGGTTTCTCATTACTGTTAGATATCCACCCTGAACGTATGCTTGAATCATTAAACCCAAATCAAAAGAAAATCGAGTCTAAAGGGATTAAATCAGTCAGAAGTCGTGTAACGAGTATTCGTGAACATTTAAAACCAGAGCTTCAAGATATTACAACAGATGAATTTAAAGATTTAATTATTAAAGAATTACTCGATATTACGTCAGTTGATGACGCAAAACGTTATGAATTTACCGATGAAGACTGGAAAAACATCGACAAACTCGTCGACGAGAAATACAAAAATTGGGATTGGAACTATGGGAATTCACCAAGCTATAGTTACCAAAGAGATGGTCGTACCACAGCGGGAACAGTTGATATTCACTTAGAAATTGAAGAAGGACGTATTGAAAAATGCCATATTTATGGAGACTTCTTCGGCCAAGGTGAAATTACTGACGTAAGTAATCATTTAATTGGTACAAGAGTAAAACGTGAAGACTTACTTGAAAGACTTTCTGAAATCGATCTTAATTATTACTTCGGTAATATTACTAAAGAAGAACTCACTGATTTAATTTTAAGCTAA
- a CDS encoding methionine ABC transporter permease: MDKLDTILPLLYRSFLETVLMVSISIFFAVLIGLPLGILLFVTSERQLFKAKTLNTVLGFIVNVVRSFPFIILIVAIMPFATWLVNASHGPIFASVALSIAAIPLFARLAESSFHSIDKGVIEASIAGGAPLSQIITDVLIPESKRSLTQAITLTIISIIAFSATAGVVGGGGIGDLAIRYGYYRYDTFVMLITVVLLIIIVQLVQWIGDFLSNREG, encoded by the coding sequence ATGGATAAATTAGACACTATTTTACCATTACTATACCGCTCATTTTTAGAAACAGTTTTGATGGTATCTATTTCAATTTTCTTTGCGGTATTAATTGGATTACCATTAGGAATTTTACTTTTTGTAACGAGTGAACGTCAATTATTTAAAGCCAAAACTTTAAATACAGTTTTAGGATTTATAGTAAACGTTGTACGTAGTTTCCCGTTCATTATTTTAATCGTTGCAATTATGCCATTTGCAACTTGGTTAGTAAATGCATCACACGGTCCAATATTTGCATCAGTCGCACTAAGTATTGCGGCAATTCCGTTATTTGCGAGACTTGCAGAATCAAGTTTTCACAGTATCGACAAAGGAGTAATTGAAGCAAGTATTGCTGGTGGTGCACCACTTTCACAAATTATTACTGACGTGTTAATCCCAGAATCAAAAAGAAGTTTAACACAAGCGATTACGTTAACAATCATCTCTATTATCGCATTTAGTGCGACAGCAGGAGTTGTTGGTGGTGGGGGTATCGGTGACTTAGCGATCCGATATGGTTATTACCGCTATGATACGTTCGTAATGTTAATTACGGTTGTATTATTAATAATTATCGTTCAACTTGTTCAGTGGATTGGAGATTTCTTAAGTAATAGAGAGGGGTAG
- a CDS encoding methionine ABC transporter ATP-binding protein produces MSSIELKGVKKTYQLKDKSVEALKMTDLHIKSGEIFGLIGFSGAGKSTLIRLINLLETPTSGEVIVGEDNLTKLSKEKLRVKRQKIGMVFQHFNLISSKTVSENIKFVLKAAKYPKDKRDAKVNELLKLVGLSDKKDVLPSNLSGGQKQRVGIARALANDPEVLLCDEATSALDPEITKEILNLLKDINKKLGLTIVLITHEMEVIKEVAHRVGVMSNGEIIEIDNVYNIFSNPTHSVTKGFVQEIYDFEVPPHIQTSNTNRIITLKFVKDTAEGNHLNQLYKLFDLDISILNGRIEYINGDPLGLLMLQVVGDEAEIKRFFEHIDDTKGLERAEIYG; encoded by the coding sequence TTGAGTAGTATTGAATTAAAAGGCGTTAAAAAGACATATCAGTTAAAAGATAAGTCAGTTGAAGCGTTAAAAATGACAGATTTACATATTAAATCTGGTGAAATTTTTGGTCTGATTGGTTTTAGTGGTGCAGGTAAGAGTACTTTAATTCGACTGATTAACTTACTTGAAACTCCAACAAGTGGTGAAGTGATTGTCGGAGAGGATAACTTAACAAAATTATCTAAAGAAAAACTTCGTGTTAAAAGACAAAAGATTGGTATGGTGTTTCAGCACTTTAACTTAATTAGTAGTAAAACAGTATCTGAAAATATCAAATTCGTTTTAAAAGCAGCGAAATATCCAAAAGATAAAAGAGATGCTAAAGTCAATGAGTTGTTGAAACTCGTTGGCCTATCTGATAAAAAAGACGTCCTCCCAAGTAATCTAAGTGGTGGTCAAAAACAGCGTGTCGGAATTGCAAGAGCACTTGCCAATGACCCAGAAGTATTACTTTGTGACGAAGCAACAAGTGCATTAGACCCGGAAATTACTAAAGAGATATTAAATCTATTAAAAGATATCAATAAAAAACTCGGGCTAACGATCGTATTAATTACTCACGAAATGGAAGTCATTAAAGAAGTCGCACATCGCGTTGGAGTAATGTCAAATGGTGAGATTATCGAAATTGATAACGTATATAACATTTTTAGTAACCCAACACACAGTGTGACAAAAGGGTTTGTTCAAGAGATTTACGATTTCGAAGTACCTCCGCATATTCAAACGTCTAATACGAATCGTATAATTACGTTAAAGTTCGTAAAAGATACTGCGGAAGGAAATCATTTAAATCAGTTATATAAGCTATTTGATTTAGATATTAGTATTTTAAACGGTCGTATCGAATATATTAATGGTGATCCACTTGGCTTACTTATGTTGCAAGTAGTTGGAGATGAAGCTGAAATTAAACGATTCTTTGAACATATTGATGATACTAAAGGGTTAGAGAGGGCTGAAATTTATGGATAA